The nucleotide sequence GATTAAACTGGTTGGATTTATTGGTAAGCTGAGCAATTCTTGACATCCATGCCGGTATAAAGCTTTGAATCTCTCCTTTCATTTCAAGGGACAGAAGGTAGTCCTTATAATTGGAAAAAGAGGAGAGTGCCTCTGTGCGCCTTGCGTTAGCCTTATACATTTCATTTCTTGCTGCATCGTCTTTTGAATAATTTGTAAGTTCAAAAAATCCGGACTTATCAAGTATATTTATATAGCGTTCAGCCTGATTTCCAATTTCAGGAACAGCAGTATTCGGAAGATTCTGTCGGATGATCTCTCGTTCAGCCGGATTATCGTCAACAAAAACAAAGCTCTCCGGCAGAAGGTTGAGTTCATTTGCTGCTGCTGCCAGATTACTGCTTTTAGGTTCCCAGTTGATCTTCATGGAAACAAAATCATCTTCCCGCAGGACAGAGTCAGGACGTTCCAGCCCCTTAACGGCGGTTTCCCTGTCGTTTTTAGAATTTATTGCAAGAAGAATGCCAAGATCCTTGTGGGCTTTAACATATGATTGAAATTCACTGTAAGTCTGACTTATAGAAGTTTCCTGTCCGATCTCTATATTGTCGGCACCGTCATCACCGATGACTCCGCCCCAAAGAGTATTGTCCATATCCAGCATCAGAACCTTTTTGTTCTTTCCGAGCAAAGATTTAATGATATTTGCGATATTAAAGGAAAGATAAGGTATGGCTGCAACAGTTACCGCATACTTATACATATGCCAGTAATAAGGATCAGACCAGCTTTCAAGACCGTATGATGCTGATTGATAATTAATATCGTTTATGTAAAAGTTTTTATGACTGTCAGCATAATCGGCAAATTTCAGATTAAGTCGGGTAACGAAATTTACGCGTCCGTTAATACTTGAAGCATCTTTATTTCCCATAAGTCTGTAATAGGGATATTCAAAATTATTCTGGATAATAGGGCAGTTATATTTAGCCGAAAGATGTTCCCAGAGACCCTCAAAGCGCTTATAAACATCCGAAAGTTTTGCAGCAGCATCTTGAGGACTGTCAGTCATTTCAGGAAAGCTGCTGATATTCCTAATGCAGGTGCATACATATATGATCTCCGGAGCAAATTTCTCAAGTTCCGGGTTATCGAACATCCCATCTTCATAGTACATATTGTATTCTGACTCGTAAAAATCAGCTTTAATTCCATAGTTTAAGAGGAATACGTCCAACACATTTTTTATATCATTGGTTGTTTGTCCACCAAGAATGGCAACCCTTAGCGGAGTGAAATTCGTTTTTTCTGCTAAAAGTCTCCTTTTAAGAGATTTCTTCTTTTTTATTATCAAGGCCCCGTCAAAGGGATATTCGAGTTCCTTCATTATCTGAAATTCCTTTCGATTAAAATACACGAATAATATTCTAAAATATTTTTCTGATTAGTGCAAGTTACGACTTCGCCTGCTGTGTTGCCCGGAAGCTAAGAAACTATAGTTTTTTTGTTTATAGATTTCACATCTTACGCCGTTCGCCTTAAAGTTCCTACGAGGAACGCTCTCGCTTTGGGCTCCGACGCAGCAGTACGTAATGCCGCAAAATACGCGGCATAAGTACTGGCGTCTCGCACAATCCTCTTTAGGAACATTTAAGGTTCGCGGCTTTGGCTGACATTAACGTTTTACTGTTTAGCAATAATATAACTCAACCATATATTTCTATTCGTGAAAACGTAACATGCGAAGTCCCGAAGACCTAAAAACTATACGTTATTAATTGCAGAAACGAGATGGCGATATACAAAAAGTGAATTTTGTGGTAAAATTCGAGCTCGTAGAGAAGAATTAAAGATATTTTGGAGGGTTCATGAAGAAAAGATACAGATTTTGGATAGCATGCGCCATATTGATGGGGATCCAGCTTTTATTTTCGCTGAGATTTATGGGACGTCAGTACTTCTCATTGGATGAAGTAAGTCAGATAGGATTTATTGCAAAGAAAAATTCCTGGGGACAGATAATAAATTATTACCTTACCAGTGAGGTGACAAATCTGCCTTTCTGGCCTCTTATAGCGGCTGTCTGGTATAGGGTCGTTCCCTATGGAGAGGGCTGGATGCGGCTTCTGACAGTGATTTTTACGACGGCATCCATAATAATGCTTATAAAGTCGGGAAAAAGCTTTGGCGGAGAAAAGACAGGTCTTATGACTGCAGTACTTGCCTGCATCTCGCCGATCATCATGCAGAAGTGCGGTCTTACATTCAGAGTACATGCATTCTGGTTATTCTTCACGGCTTTAGTATTTTACTTATATATAGAAAGAAATAAGCGTGAAGAGAATAAAACAATAGATTATCTAGTGTTGGGGCTCGCAATGGCAGGGCTTGCCTATTCGCATTATTTTGGCTGTCTGACAATAGTTTATCTTTTTATAACAGATTTAGTACGTTTTATAGGGAAAAAAAATGATATTAAATTCATGATCTCATACCTTATAGGCGGAGGCAGCCTTGTACCCTGGTTTATATTGATGCTTAGCAGACGTACCATGAATCTTGATGAGTTCTGGCCAAAGGTTCCGACATTTGCAAGCATTCCGAAAGCCCTGAGATATATAGTTGGTTATGATGAGCCTTTATTTGTACTGCTTATCATAACAATGATTGTTACAGGTCTTAAACTGATATTAAATATAGTTGAGAAAAAAGAGATATTTGGTAAGGACTACTATTCCGCGGCATTCGCATTTATGTCACTTATCTTTGTCGTTGCGGATTATATATACAGTGCGCATATCAACCTTCATAGTGGTATATTTGTAACCAGATATTTTATTTCGTGTGTTCCTGCAGCTACAATAGTTATTGCAGATTTTATCTCAACTGTATTGGATAAAGTTCAGGAATTCGTAAAATCTTCAACGGTTATAATTTACGGTACAACTATATTATTTATTCTGTTTTATATAGGGGCTCCAAATTATTATTATGACGTTAAAGAAGAGGTCTCGGCACCTTATGACAATACTTATGGAAATGTCAGAGATACAATAATTGCTGATGACCGTCTTTATGATGAGAATACAATGATCGCTATTAATGCCAACAGGGCTAATGCGGACGGATTTGAAGAGTATTATCTTGAATATGGCGGAAGCGGGGCTGATGTCCATGTAGTATCGAATGAAGATCAGGATATTAAAGACCGAATCGATGCGGCAGAGTATGTCTATGTTTATCAGGTCATGACCGGAACTCCGGATGTTTATACAGATATAATGGGAGACGATTTTGAAGAAGTATGGTTTGATAAAGACGTAAGATTATATCTCTTTAAGCGTAAATGATATAGTTTGACCTATATATCGCTGATAATTGACAAAGCTTTCTCATATAGCTATAATTATGATGTTTTTATTTTCGAGCAACTGTCTGATTAGACAGATATGATGAGGTATATTTTATGGATGAAGTAATGGAAATATTAAAAGAGGTAAGACCGGATGTTGATTTTGAAAAAGAAAAAAAACTTATCGATGACAGCATACTTGATTCTTTTGATATAATTTCAATCGTAAGTGAGCTTAATGATCATTTTAGTATAGCAATAGATGCCGATTATCTTGAGGCTGAGAATTTCAATTCAGTTGAAGCTATATGTGAGCTTGTAAATAAGCTTCAGGAAGCATAATTATATTGAATATAATTACCGTCTGCTATAATCTGCTGTGTAAAGCAAAGCAGACGGTTATTTTTTGATTATTAGGAAATTACGTTAGATTTCGAGTGAATTAAAAATCGACTGTGTGGATCTTCCGGATGGACGCAGAGAAAAATGAGGTGAAATTAGTTATGGCTTTTAATATAGTGGATGCCGTAAATGATTCTTACGGTGCCATAAAAGAGAAATGGGTACCTTTTGACAGGAAGAAAAAAATAGGCAGAAGGGATAGAAAACTTCTGAAATTTCATCCTGATTGGACTCCGTTGACCGAAGCAGAAAAGAAGTTTGCATTGTATGAGGAGGAGTATGCCCAGTTTACTGCATTTAAGAACGTCTATTGCAGGGGAGAAGCCTTGGCACCGGGATTTGTTTCTGACATAGTATATCAGAATATAATGCTTCCGAAACTTCATAAAATGGACTATTTAATGGGCAGAACGCTTATCACGAAAAATCTTTTTAATGATAAGAATTATTTTGAAATTCTGATGCCTGAGATTAACTTTCCGGAAGCGGTTTTGCGAAACGTTGATGGAGAGTTTCTAACGCCTGATTATAAAATGTGCAGAAATCCTCTCGAAATATTAAATAAATACGAAAAACTGGTATTTAAGGGCTCACTTTTTCACGGTCATACAATGAATGTCAGACTTGTGGAAAAGAAAGATTATGAGGAAGTTCTGAAAAAATACTATAAAGAAGATTATGTGGTACAGATTCCATTAAAACAAAATGATTTTTTTGCACAATGGAATCCCTCATCGGTAAATATTGTCAGAGTAACAACGCTTTTCTGGAAGGGAAGCATTTATGTACTTGGAGGTATTTTAAGAGTAGGTCCTCCGGGAGAATTCTGTGATCTTGCTGTATCAAAAGATGGTGAGCATCCACGAGTAGTAGGAATAATGGATGACGGTAGTCTTATGGACAGAGTTGTTGACCCTGATACGGCAACAGTACATTCTGATATATGGGGACATAAGCCGGGAGGAAAAATAGAACAATTTGAGGAAATGAAGAGGCTTGCAGTCAAAGCTCATGAGAGATTTCCTCATCATAAGATATCCGGATGGGATTTTACGGTAGATGATAAGGGAAAAGTTGTCTGCATGGAGTATAATGCCCTGGTTCCCGGAATAATTCAGAGCCAGTATGTTCTTGGTCCTGTCTTCGATAAGATAAAGACCAGTGAGGGCAATAGTGTTCTGGAGGATATAATTAATTATTAATTAAGGAAAGGCAAGAAATGGGATCATATTTAAAAAGAGTCTTCAGACCCTGTATCAGAGAATATTTATTTAACACTCCGGGAAAGAAGAGGATAGGCGATCTTTTTAAGCTTTTCATGGGACTTGTAAAGCCTGATGCACTGATATATCCGGATATAGTCTGTGAGCTTACTACGCATTGTTCTCTTAAATGCGCACACTGTAACAATTTGATGTATTGCTATGATAAGCCATACCACGTTCCGGCAGATGAAGTGATAGCTGACGTAGAAAATATGCTTTCACATACTGATTTTTGTGTAAAGCTTACACTTCTCGGAGGAGAACCTTTTGTTTATCCGGAGCTTGCAAAAGTAGTGAAGGCTTTTCAGAATCATGAGAAAATATATTGTCTTACATTTGTAACAAATGGAACAGTAATTCCGAGTGAGGATCTTATTAATCTGATCGCAGCTTCAAAGAATCCTAAAATGGTAATAAGTGATTACGGTCAGAAGGCTCAAAAAGTTAAGGAATTGTCTGATCTTTGTAAGGCAAAGGGAATACATTGTGAGCTTGGACGAGCTACAAGCTGGGTGGATCCGGGCGGAACGGATAACCGCGGAAAGAGTGTGGAACAGCTCAGTAGGGAATATAACGGATGTTTTTCGGCAAGATATTGCCGTACTCTTTTGAAGGGAAAAATTTATACCTGTGCCAGAGCAGCATCACTCGTAGATCTTGGATATATGGATGGTGAGCATGACAGTTTTGATACAAGGAAGCCGAGAACTGAGAAGGAATTCAGAAGAGAATTAAGAGAATTTCTTACTCTGGATTATGCGGATGCATGCAATTATTGTGATCACGCAAAGAAAATAGTTATCCCTGCAGGTGAGCAGGTAGTTGAGAATAAATGATATTCGGACACGAAATTAAAATATCAGCTTTTGGAGAATTATGAAAAAATACAAGTTTTACGAATGGGAAGAGAAACACAAACTCCTGAATAACAGATCCATAGGTGAATTTCAATACTGGAATTATATGCGTAGGGATATGGTTATGTCATTTAAGGATGAGTCTTCTGAAGTTGAACCTGCATTTTATAAACAGATGAAGGAACAGTCAAAAGAAGGTTTTTTTAAGAAAATTAAGGCATTAAAAGTCCTTTTTTCCGGAAATCCGATGAGTAATATTCCTTCAGCTGATATTTTATTTTTATGCCATTCAAGACGTCAGGAAATTGATGGAAAAATGGTCAGCATATACACTGACTATATAGCAGATAGATTTCCGGGATCAGTAAGCATTCAGATAACAGGACTCGGAAAATACAGCGCGGATAAAATTTACAGTAAAAATCTGATTTTTTTGGACAGGATAAGTACGAAAGCTTATATATACAGATATTTAATGAAGTTTTTTCATCCAGGCAGGTACAGAAAGATTTTTAATAAGGTTAAGATGGAAATGTCAGGGCCATTTAAGGATCTGCATGAGAATTATGGACTGCATCCGGATCTGGATCAGTTTGCAGGAAGAGCTACAGTACTTTATTTTCTTTATAGATACAAGACAGGTCAGTATGAAAAGCTTGTAAATAAAATATCTCCTAAATTAATAACAGAGGTTGTTGGTGGAGCCTTTGATGTTCAGATCATAAATGAAATTGCAGATAAAAAGAAAATACCTGTGATTGAGCTTCAGCATGGAACAATTTCAACGCAATATCCGAAGGGGCTTATTGTAAGACAGCATCCGGACTATTTCTTTTCTTTTGGAGATTTCTGGAGCAGGCGGATATGCCTTCCTGTTGCAGAGGGACATGTGATCTCTACAGGATTTCCATATCACGATATGATGATGGAAGCCTACAGCTCGGATGCGAAAAATAAAGATGAAAATACAGTGATCTTTATATCCAGCAGAAAATACGGAAAAGAATTTTCGGAACTTGCTGTAAAGATAAAAAATCTGAAGCCTGAGTTAAAGATAATTTATAAGCTTCACCCAAGGGAAGCTGTTGATTATAAAGAAAGATATAGCGAACTTTGTAATTCAGATATTGAGATAATTGATGATAACAAAACACCTCTTTATGATCTTTTCTCAAGATCGTCTATACAGGTGGGAGTTGAGTCTACAGCGATTTATGAAGGAATGGGATTTAATCTTGGAACTTATATCTGGGATATACCTATGGCGGTTTCTATGATGGATATAGTGGAGCAGGGTTATGCAGAGACCTTTAAGAATGCAGAGGAATTTGTACAGCTGTTGGATAGTCATGACAGAGAAAAGAAATCATATGATATAGGAGATTTCTGGATGAATAACAGCATGGATAATGTTATTTCAGCTATGAAAAGAATCATGTCTGAATAAGCTGTCAGTTTATAATAGATATCAAAGAGGTTAGGGGTAAAGGATGACACTTTTTTCGTTGAATTTTTTTATATTTGTTTTTGCGGTAGTGCTCTTATACTATCTGCTGCCAGGCAAGGTACAGCATTTGCTCTTGCTGGCGGCGAGTTATATTTTTTATTGCTGGGGAACAGGGTGGAAAGGTGTTGGATTTATAATTTTTACAACAATTTCTACCTTTTTTCTTGCAATCAAAATAGAGAAGATTCTTAATAAATATAAAGAGAAAGCTGCAGAAGTAAAAAATAAAACTGTCAGCATGACGAAGGAAGAATTAGAAAATCTTAAAGAGAAAAACATCAAAGAACGCAGAAAATATCTGGCATTTGGTCTCATCAGCAACTTTGGAATTCTTGCCATTGTAAAATATGCTTCATTTATTTTGATAGGTATCAGTGAAAAGCTTTCTGCAGCCGGGCTTGGAGGTCAGCTTGCAGAGGACTCCATCTTTCTTCCGCTTGGAATTTCATTCTATACATTTATGACAATGGGTTATCTTATGGATGTTCATAGGGATAAATGTAAGGCGGATCATAATCTTTTTCACTTTGCCTTATATACGGCGTATTTTCCACAGATAATACAGGGCCCCATAAGCAGATATAAAGATGTTTCTGAGGAATTTATCAAGATTCACGTCTGGAATGATGAAAATTTCAGAAATGGATTTTTAAGGATGCTCTGGGGGTATGTAAAAAAAATAATTCTGGCTGAAAGAGCAGCGATCATTGTAAACGAAGTCTTTAATAACTATGCATCAGCAGGATACAAAGGCTTTATAATATTTTTTGCCGGTCTTTTATATGGTTTTCAGATTTATGCTGATTTCTCCGGAGGTATGGATATAATATTTGGTATTTCAGAGATGCTTGGAATAAGACTTAGTGAAAACTTCAGACAGCCTTATTATGCAAAAACAGTTTCTGAATTCTGGCAGAGATGGCATATAACATTAGGTGCCTGGATGAAGAATTATATTTTCTATCCGATCTGCCTTTCAAAAACTGCAGGAAAGGTTCAGAAAAAATTAAAGAAGAAATTTGGTAATTATTATGGAAGAGTACTGATTCCCTCTTTTGCTTCGTTTATATCATTTTTTATAGTAGGAATATGGCATGGAGCTGATGTAAAATATCTTGTTTATGGATTCTATATGGCATTATTCGTCTCTGCCAATACCCTTTTAGAGCAGTTTTATACAAAGCTCAGGGAACGATTTAAACTTAATCCTGATACAATGGCATATAAGGCGTTTCAGATAGTCAGAACCAGTGTGATCGTATTGGTGGGAAGATTTTTTGCAAGAGGAAATTCGCTTCCGGATGCATTAAGAATGATAAAAAATATGTTTTCAGCGGTAAATTTAAGAGTTTTAACGGATGGAACACTTCTTGGATTTGGGCTTGATGATAAGGATTGGATTGTTTTGATCCTGGCAATAGCTCTTATGCTTTATGTGGATTATAAAAATGAACATGGGGTTATAATTAGGGAAAAAATTGCAAAAGCATCACTTCCATTACGTTGGGCAGTTTATTATGCAGCGATAGTTGCAGTCCTTATCATCGGAATTTATGGTGTTGGTTATGATGCATCGTCCTTTATATATCAGAATTTCTAACGGAGTAAAAAGTTTTGAAAAATAAAATATTATTCTTTACAAAATTCATAGTCTTTCTATGTATATTGGTGTTGCTGATAATTACAGCATCTTTTTATCTGACACCTTATTGGCTTTATTCAAATGATCCTGACGATGCAGGTGAAAGTGCCAGATACGAGAACTTTTATGATATGCCGCAAAATACTATTGATTATATTACGGTAGGCGCAAGTAACAGTTATCATGGTGTTGATCCAATGCAGGTCTATGCTTATTCGGGAATTACAGGTTTTGATCTTGGAAGCCCCGGACAGCCTATGGTATGCAGTTATTATTGGATAAAAGAAGCATTGAAATATCAGAAGCCCAAATATGTATTTGTTGAAATTGGAAATTTGGTTAGGGAAAAATCCTCAAATGAAGGCATATTAAAAGCTATTCTTCCAATGAAAGCATCTCCGCTCAAACTGGAAATGATAAAATATGC is from Lachnospiraceae bacterium C1.1 and encodes:
- a CDS encoding HAD-IIIC family phosphatase — protein: MKELEYPFDGALIIKKKKSLKRRLLAEKTNFTPLRVAILGGQTTNDIKNVLDVFLLNYGIKADFYESEYNMYYEDGMFDNPELEKFAPEIIYVCTCIRNISSFPEMTDSPQDAAAKLSDVYKRFEGLWEHLSAKYNCPIIQNNFEYPYYRLMGNKDASSINGRVNFVTRLNLKFADYADSHKNFYINDINYQSASYGLESWSDPYYWHMYKYAVTVAAIPYLSFNIANIIKSLLGKNKKVLMLDMDNTLWGGVIGDDGADNIEIGQETSISQTYSEFQSYVKAHKDLGILLAINSKNDRETAVKGLERPDSVLREDDFVSMKINWEPKSSNLAAAANELNLLPESFVFVDDNPAEREIIRQNLPNTAVPEIGNQAERYINILDKSGFFELTNYSKDDAARNEMYKANARRTEALSSFSNYKDYLLSLEMKGEIQSFIPAWMSRIAQLTNKSNQFNLTTKRYTQTEIEAVASDDNYITLYGKLSDKFGDNGVVSVAIGRIEDNTCHIELWIMSCRVLKRDMEYAMMDSFVEKCRKRNLKIIKGYYYPTAKNAMVKDFYSLHGFEKISEDGNGNSEWLLKIADYKNKNDVISL
- a CDS encoding acyl carrier protein; amino-acid sequence: MDEVMEILKEVRPDVDFEKEKKLIDDSILDSFDIISIVSELNDHFSIAIDADYLEAENFNSVEAICELVNKLQEA
- a CDS encoding radical SAM protein, with translation MGSYLKRVFRPCIREYLFNTPGKKRIGDLFKLFMGLVKPDALIYPDIVCELTTHCSLKCAHCNNLMYCYDKPYHVPADEVIADVENMLSHTDFCVKLTLLGGEPFVYPELAKVVKAFQNHEKIYCLTFVTNGTVIPSEDLINLIAASKNPKMVISDYGQKAQKVKELSDLCKAKGIHCELGRATSWVDPGGTDNRGKSVEQLSREYNGCFSARYCRTLLKGKIYTCARAASLVDLGYMDGEHDSFDTRKPRTEKEFRRELREFLTLDYADACNYCDHAKKIVIPAGEQVVENK
- a CDS encoding glycosyltransferase family 39 protein, giving the protein MKKRYRFWIACAILMGIQLLFSLRFMGRQYFSLDEVSQIGFIAKKNSWGQIINYYLTSEVTNLPFWPLIAAVWYRVVPYGEGWMRLLTVIFTTASIIMLIKSGKSFGGEKTGLMTAVLACISPIIMQKCGLTFRVHAFWLFFTALVFYLYIERNKREENKTIDYLVLGLAMAGLAYSHYFGCLTIVYLFITDLVRFIGKKNDIKFMISYLIGGGSLVPWFILMLSRRTMNLDEFWPKVPTFASIPKALRYIVGYDEPLFVLLIITMIVTGLKLILNIVEKKEIFGKDYYSAAFAFMSLIFVVADYIYSAHINLHSGIFVTRYFISCVPAATIVIADFISTVLDKVQEFVKSSTVIIYGTTILFILFYIGAPNYYYDVKEEVSAPYDNTYGNVRDTIIADDRLYDENTMIAINANRANADGFEEYYLEYGGSGADVHVVSNEDQDIKDRIDAAEYVYVYQVMTGTPDVYTDIMGDDFEEVWFDKDVRLYLFKRK
- a CDS encoding sugar-transfer associated ATP-grasp domain-containing protein, translated to MAFNIVDAVNDSYGAIKEKWVPFDRKKKIGRRDRKLLKFHPDWTPLTEAEKKFALYEEEYAQFTAFKNVYCRGEALAPGFVSDIVYQNIMLPKLHKMDYLMGRTLITKNLFNDKNYFEILMPEINFPEAVLRNVDGEFLTPDYKMCRNPLEILNKYEKLVFKGSLFHGHTMNVRLVEKKDYEEVLKKYYKEDYVVQIPLKQNDFFAQWNPSSVNIVRVTTLFWKGSIYVLGGILRVGPPGEFCDLAVSKDGEHPRVVGIMDDGSLMDRVVDPDTATVHSDIWGHKPGGKIEQFEEMKRLAVKAHERFPHHKISGWDFTVDDKGKVVCMEYNALVPGIIQSQYVLGPVFDKIKTSEGNSVLEDIINY
- a CDS encoding MBOAT family O-acyltransferase, yielding MTLFSLNFFIFVFAVVLLYYLLPGKVQHLLLLAASYIFYCWGTGWKGVGFIIFTTISTFFLAIKIEKILNKYKEKAAEVKNKTVSMTKEELENLKEKNIKERRKYLAFGLISNFGILAIVKYASFILIGISEKLSAAGLGGQLAEDSIFLPLGISFYTFMTMGYLMDVHRDKCKADHNLFHFALYTAYFPQIIQGPISRYKDVSEEFIKIHVWNDENFRNGFLRMLWGYVKKIILAERAAIIVNEVFNNYASAGYKGFIIFFAGLLYGFQIYADFSGGMDIIFGISEMLGIRLSENFRQPYYAKTVSEFWQRWHITLGAWMKNYIFYPICLSKTAGKVQKKLKKKFGNYYGRVLIPSFASFISFFIVGIWHGADVKYLVYGFYMALFVSANTLLEQFYTKLRERFKLNPDTMAYKAFQIVRTSVIVLVGRFFARGNSLPDALRMIKNMFSAVNLRVLTDGTLLGFGLDDKDWIVLILAIALMLYVDYKNEHGVIIREKIAKASLPLRWAVYYAAIVAVLIIGIYGVGYDASSFIYQNF